A genome region from Nocardioides cynanchi includes the following:
- a CDS encoding YbaK/EbsC family protein, with translation MPEQEPAAVLRFKEAHSARGGGGRVVILPDRVHTAALAAEALGCEVGAIANSLLFDTGAGPALILTSGAHRVDTDATAQRIGVPRLKRAAPDFVREHTGQVIGGVSPIGHPAPVPTWLDTALRQYDVIWAAAGHPAAVFSTTYDELLAMTGATEVEVD, from the coding sequence ATGCCCGAACAGGAGCCTGCAGCCGTTCTCAGGTTCAAGGAGGCCCACTCCGCCCGCGGAGGCGGGGGCCGCGTCGTCATCCTGCCAGACCGGGTCCACACCGCCGCCCTGGCCGCCGAGGCGCTGGGCTGCGAGGTCGGCGCGATCGCCAACAGCCTGCTCTTCGACACCGGGGCCGGGCCGGCCCTGATCCTGACCTCGGGCGCGCACCGGGTCGACACCGACGCCACCGCGCAGCGGATCGGCGTACCCCGCCTGAAGCGGGCGGCTCCCGACTTCGTCCGGGAGCACACCGGCCAGGTGATCGGCGGCGTCTCCCCCATCGGCCACCCCGCTCCGGTGCCGACCTGGCTCGACACCGCCCTCCGGCAGTACGACGTGATCTGGGCCGCCGCCGGCCACCCGGCCGCCGTCTTCTCCACGACGTACGACGAGCTGCTGGCGATGACGGGGGCGACCGAGGTCGAGGTCGACTGA
- a CDS encoding ArsC/Spx/MgsR family protein: MEIWVNPACSKCRVALADLDAAGVDYTVRRYLDDPPTRAELEGVLAALGLEPWDIARQKEAAEEGLAFPRDADHRGDWLDGLAAHPRALQRPIITAADGTAVIGRDPGSVARAIEHEAGG, from the coding sequence ATGGAGATCTGGGTCAACCCGGCCTGCTCGAAGTGCCGGGTGGCGCTGGCCGATCTCGACGCCGCGGGGGTCGACTACACCGTCCGCCGCTACCTCGACGACCCACCCACCCGCGCCGAGCTCGAGGGCGTGCTGGCCGCGCTCGGGCTCGAGCCGTGGGACATCGCCCGGCAGAAGGAGGCGGCCGAGGAGGGCCTCGCCTTCCCCCGCGACGCCGACCACCGGGGCGACTGGCTCGACGGTCTGGCCGCCCACCCCCGCGCGCTCCAGCGCCCGATCATCACCGCGGCCGACGGCACTGCCGTGATCGGCCGCGACCCCGGCTCCGTGGCCCGGGCGATCGAGCACGAGGCGGGCGGCTGA
- a CDS encoding SigE family RNA polymerase sigma factor, which translates to MSRRDLDFTEYFLGRGPALRRTAYLIVHDWQTAEDLTQRAFVKLYAAWWRVREETRDAYTRRIVVNECLTHLRRRPPESPTDLMPDHAVTHDECPLDVGDALALLPPRQRAIVALRYLDGLSVLEVADALGIADGTVKSQTARALSTLRDHLPQLINEESR; encoded by the coding sequence GTGAGCCGACGAGACCTGGACTTCACCGAGTACTTCCTCGGCCGTGGCCCGGCGCTGCGCCGCACGGCGTACCTCATCGTGCACGACTGGCAGACCGCCGAGGACCTCACCCAGCGCGCCTTCGTCAAGCTGTACGCCGCGTGGTGGCGGGTGCGCGAGGAGACCCGGGACGCCTACACCCGCAGGATCGTGGTCAACGAGTGCCTGACCCATCTGCGCCGCCGACCACCCGAGTCGCCGACCGACCTGATGCCCGATCACGCCGTCACCCACGACGAGTGCCCGCTCGACGTCGGTGACGCCCTCGCCCTGCTGCCACCCCGGCAACGGGCGATCGTCGCCCTGCGCTACCTCGACGGGCTCTCGGTCCTCGAGGTGGCCGACGCCCTCGGCATCGCCGACGGCACCGTCAAGAGCCAGACCGCACGAGCCCTGTCCACCCTGCGCGACCACCTTCCGCAGCTCATCAACGAGGAGTCCCGATGA
- a CDS encoding DUF4126 domain-containing protein, with translation MNALALVFSSGWASGLNCYLVVLVLGVADRVHDTQQVPDVLHRWDVLAVAAFFYAMEFVADKIPLVDSAWDAVSTAIRPTAGAVVGVLLAGQADSLNGAVAAAVGGGTALLSHSVKAGTRLAINSSPEPLSNIAASVSEDLAVLGVILFAIHHPRAAAGVAGVLLAGGLVLLYLLATVVRRGWRRWKGRGPRGPARAVATPPA, from the coding sequence GTGAACGCCCTCGCACTGGTCTTCTCCAGCGGCTGGGCGAGCGGCCTGAACTGCTACCTCGTCGTCCTGGTCCTCGGCGTCGCCGACCGGGTCCACGACACCCAGCAGGTGCCCGACGTGCTGCACCGCTGGGACGTGCTCGCGGTGGCCGCCTTCTTCTACGCGATGGAGTTCGTCGCCGACAAGATCCCCTTGGTCGACTCGGCGTGGGACGCCGTGTCGACCGCCATCCGCCCGACCGCCGGTGCGGTCGTCGGCGTCCTGCTGGCCGGCCAGGCCGACTCTCTCAACGGGGCGGTCGCTGCGGCCGTCGGCGGGGGCACCGCGCTGCTGTCGCACTCGGTCAAGGCCGGCACCCGGCTGGCGATCAACTCCTCCCCCGAGCCACTCAGCAACATCGCGGCCAGCGTCTCCGAGGACCTCGCCGTCCTCGGCGTCATCCTGTTCGCGATCCACCATCCCCGAGCGGCCGCCGGCGTCGCCGGCGTGCTGCTGGCCGGGGGGCTGGTGCTGCTCTATCTCCTCGCCACGGTGGTACGACGTGGCTGGCGGAGGTGGAAGGGCCGAGGCCCCAGGGGTCCGGCCCGCGCGGTCGCGACGCCGCCGGCCTGA
- a CDS encoding phytoene desaturase family protein — MARVVVIGGGLAGLACALRLAKTGHDVTLLEAGELGGALAPVVADGFEWDGSATHTLLPAVLRDLFRKTGRPLEKELELTQLDCLREHWFEDGSALVLPAGRAPQHDAVESLGAGLGRRWVDHVAAYADDWEALRLGFMEVPWTPEALPRPVAARLDSRESLQRRLRSLRDDRLRLVAGHPFTLDGHDLRQVPAWAGLTSYLEQRFGAWAVVGGMGLLRDALVRRLATRDVTVVGARAHDVIVRDGRAVGVATASGDLDADVVVCAMDPRRLPALASLVRRTMPALPPVVCHVGLEDPVRNLPHELVLHGDPTLVLRTGGRAPDGAAAWTVLGRGRVSEDLLTTLARRGIDVRPRVVTRVDRSPKDLVEAWRGTPLGIEWEGRGTVRRRLGPTTPVPGVYACGAHANPGSGLPYVGLSAALVAQVVGPA, encoded by the coding sequence ATGGCCCGGGTGGTGGTGATCGGCGGCGGTCTCGCCGGGCTCGCCTGCGCCCTCCGGTTGGCCAAGACCGGCCACGACGTGACCCTGCTCGAGGCCGGTGAGCTCGGTGGAGCCCTGGCGCCGGTCGTCGCCGACGGCTTCGAGTGGGACGGCTCGGCCACGCACACCCTGCTGCCGGCGGTTCTGCGCGACCTCTTCCGCAAGACCGGGCGGCCGCTGGAGAAGGAGCTGGAGCTGACCCAGCTCGACTGCCTGCGCGAGCACTGGTTCGAGGACGGCTCGGCCCTGGTGCTCCCCGCCGGTCGGGCCCCCCAGCACGATGCTGTCGAGTCCCTCGGCGCCGGGCTCGGCCGGCGCTGGGTCGACCACGTGGCCGCCTATGCCGACGACTGGGAGGCCCTGCGCCTCGGATTCATGGAGGTCCCCTGGACCCCGGAGGCGCTGCCCCGCCCGGTCGCGGCGCGGCTCGACTCCCGCGAGTCGCTCCAGCGACGGCTCCGGTCGCTGCGCGACGACCGGCTGCGGCTGGTGGCCGGTCACCCGTTCACCCTCGACGGGCACGACCTGCGCCAGGTGCCCGCCTGGGCCGGCCTCACGTCGTACCTCGAGCAGCGGTTCGGTGCGTGGGCCGTCGTCGGCGGGATGGGCCTGCTCCGCGACGCGTTGGTACGACGCCTGGCGACGCGGGACGTGACCGTGGTCGGCGCCAGGGCCCACGACGTGATCGTGCGCGACGGCCGCGCGGTCGGGGTGGCCACCGCGAGCGGCGACCTCGACGCCGACGTCGTGGTCTGCGCCATGGACCCCAGACGGCTGCCGGCGCTGGCCTCGCTGGTGCGCCGGACCATGCCGGCCTTGCCGCCGGTGGTCTGCCACGTCGGGCTGGAGGACCCGGTCAGGAACCTCCCGCACGAGCTGGTCCTCCACGGCGACCCGACCCTGGTGCTGCGGACCGGTGGCCGCGCACCCGACGGCGCGGCGGCCTGGACCGTGCTCGGGCGGGGGCGAGTCTCGGAGGACCTGCTGACCACCCTCGCGCGGCGCGGCATCGACGTCCGTCCGCGGGTCGTGACCCGCGTGGACCGGTCGCCGAAGGACCTCGTCGAGGCCTGGCGTGGCACCCCGCTCGGGATCGAGTGGGAGGGTCGCGGCACGGTCCGCCGACGCCTCGGACCGACCACGCCGGTGCCGGGCGTCTACGCCTGCGGGGCGCACGCCAACCCCGGCTCGGGCCTGCCGTACGTCGGCCTGTCGGCCGCTCTGGTCGCCCAGGTGGTCGGGCCGGCGTGA
- a CDS encoding SIMPL domain-containing protein: MRTVTVTGQGEARVAPDSAVVRVSAVHTAPGVAEALAGADSAAGAIAATAHGFITPERVRSTSLQIWRDHDQTNRPTGFSARHSLVIRCPDIAAAGGLVTALAEAVGEHLEIEAVSLEVADQAEASTAAWEAAYADAVDRATHLAGLASAELGDVQEITEGGGFGGGPVRMAKAAAASDASFQPGETSVGASVTVTFQLR, encoded by the coding sequence ATGCGCACCGTCACCGTGACCGGCCAAGGCGAGGCCCGGGTCGCTCCCGACTCCGCCGTCGTCCGTGTCTCCGCCGTCCACACCGCACCCGGCGTGGCCGAGGCCCTCGCCGGGGCCGACAGCGCAGCCGGTGCGATCGCGGCCACCGCCCACGGCTTCATCACGCCGGAGCGGGTGCGCTCGACCTCGCTCCAGATCTGGCGCGACCACGACCAGACCAACCGGCCCACCGGCTTCTCGGCACGGCACTCCCTGGTGATCCGGTGCCCCGACATCGCTGCCGCCGGCGGCCTGGTCACCGCCCTCGCCGAGGCCGTCGGCGAGCACCTGGAGATCGAGGCGGTCTCGCTCGAGGTCGCCGACCAGGCGGAGGCGTCGACCGCGGCGTGGGAAGCGGCCTACGCCGACGCGGTCGACCGCGCGACCCATCTGGCCGGGCTGGCCTCGGCCGAGCTCGGCGACGTCCAGGAGATCACCGAGGGCGGCGGGTTCGGCGGTGGCCCGGTCCGGATGGCCAAGGCGGCGGCGGCCTCGGACGCGTCGTTCCAGCCCGGTGAGACGTCGGTCGGCGCCAGCGTGACCGTCACCTTCCAGCTCCGCTAG
- the metF gene encoding methylenetetrahydrofolate reductase [NAD(P)H]: MTDKPTIGQLVRDGERSISFEFMPPRDAAGAEQLWSAIRDLEPYQPTFVSVTYGAGGSTRDTTVQITGRIARETSMRAMGHLTCVGHTREELVAIVESYRAAGVRNIMALRGDPKDGPSAPWTSTPGGLTYASELVELVHGLGGFSIGVAAFPEGHPAAESREQDAQVLAAKAAAGADFAVTQLFFRPADYFDLVERVRAAGSDIPILPGIMPITNLGSVRRMADLSGAEVPASVLARFDGLTEPADVRREGVRLATELCQDLLAGGAPGLHFYTLNRSRATLEIFEALKITA, from the coding sequence ATGACCGACAAGCCGACCATCGGCCAGCTCGTCCGCGACGGGGAGCGTTCGATCTCCTTCGAGTTCATGCCGCCGCGCGACGCCGCGGGGGCCGAGCAGCTGTGGTCGGCGATCCGCGACCTGGAGCCCTACCAGCCGACGTTCGTCTCGGTGACCTACGGCGCCGGCGGCTCGACCCGCGACACCACGGTGCAGATCACCGGCCGGATCGCCCGCGAGACCTCGATGCGGGCGATGGGTCACCTCACCTGCGTGGGTCACACCCGCGAGGAGCTGGTCGCGATCGTCGAGTCCTACCGGGCGGCCGGGGTGCGCAACATCATGGCGCTGCGCGGCGATCCCAAGGACGGCCCCAGCGCCCCGTGGACGTCGACCCCCGGCGGCCTCACCTACGCCTCGGAGCTGGTCGAGCTGGTGCACGGGCTGGGTGGCTTCAGCATCGGGGTGGCCGCCTTCCCGGAGGGCCATCCCGCCGCGGAGTCGCGGGAGCAGGACGCCCAGGTCCTGGCGGCCAAGGCCGCGGCGGGCGCCGACTTCGCAGTGACCCAGCTCTTCTTCCGGCCCGCGGACTACTTCGACCTCGTCGAGCGGGTGCGTGCCGCCGGCTCGGACATCCCGATCCTCCCGGGGATCATGCCGATCACCAACCTCGGCTCGGTCCGCCGGATGGCCGACCTCTCCGGTGCCGAGGTGCCGGCCTCCGTGCTGGCCCGCTTCGACGGCCTCACCGAGCCTGCCGACGTACGACGTGAAGGGGTGCGGCTGGCCACCGAGCTGTGCCAGGACCTGCTCGCGGGCGGAGCTCCGGGCTTGCACTTCTACACGCTGAACCGGTCCCGGGCGACGCTGGAGATCTTCGAGGCGCTGAAGATCACCGCCTGA
- a CDS encoding polyprenyl synthetase family protein produces the protein MTSTASELAGGPAPAWDAAGFRDRVQVALDAFLDEQAARLAPLGDDAARLLAEARASVSGGKRFRAAFCYWGYHSVAGPADDDAVDAALVRACASLELLHASALVHDDYMDASDTRRGRPATHRGFADEHRGDGWRGDPEQYGAAAAILLGDLLLSWSDELLRRCGLPLEPVVDALDVFDRCRSEVITGQFLDVSVQARGAADVDAAMTVLRYKSAKYSIERPLHIGATLAGADQGRLARLSSFGLPLGEAFQLRDDLLGVYGDPAATGKPAGGDLIEGKRTVLVALALDGAPASDAARLDAALGTELDEARVAELRRIIDDSGAHAQVESVITDLAARATTALRAADVDEHARGVLLQLAAAATDRLH, from the coding sequence GTGACCAGCACCGCGAGCGAACTCGCCGGCGGACCCGCTCCCGCGTGGGACGCCGCCGGCTTCCGGGACCGCGTGCAGGTGGCGCTCGACGCCTTCCTCGACGAGCAGGCCGCGCGGCTCGCGCCCCTCGGCGACGACGCCGCCCGGCTCCTCGCCGAGGCGCGGGCGTCGGTCTCCGGGGGCAAGCGGTTCCGGGCCGCCTTCTGCTACTGGGGCTACCACTCCGTGGCCGGCCCGGCCGATGACGATGCCGTCGACGCGGCGCTCGTACGGGCCTGCGCCTCTCTCGAGCTGCTGCACGCCAGCGCGCTGGTCCACGACGACTACATGGACGCCTCCGACACCCGGCGCGGACGCCCGGCCACCCACCGCGGCTTCGCCGACGAGCACCGCGGTGACGGGTGGCGCGGCGACCCCGAGCAGTACGGCGCGGCGGCCGCGATCCTCCTCGGCGACCTGCTCCTGAGCTGGTCCGACGAGCTGCTGCGTCGGTGCGGGCTGCCGCTGGAGCCGGTGGTGGACGCGCTCGACGTCTTCGACCGCTGCCGCAGCGAGGTGATCACCGGCCAGTTCCTCGACGTGTCCGTGCAGGCTCGCGGTGCGGCCGACGTCGACGCGGCGATGACCGTGCTGCGCTACAAGTCCGCCAAGTACTCCATCGAACGGCCGCTGCACATCGGCGCCACGCTGGCCGGCGCCGACCAGGGCCGGCTGGCCCGGCTCAGCTCGTTCGGGCTGCCCCTCGGCGAGGCCTTCCAGCTGCGCGACGACCTGCTCGGCGTGTACGGCGACCCGGCCGCCACCGGCAAGCCCGCCGGTGGCGATCTGATCGAGGGCAAGCGCACCGTGCTGGTCGCGCTGGCCCTCGACGGCGCGCCCGCCAGCGACGCCGCCCGGCTCGACGCGGCGCTGGGCACCGAGCTCGACGAGGCTCGAGTGGCCGAGCTGCGCCGGATCATCGACGACTCCGGCGCGCACGCGCAGGTCGAGTCGGTGATCACCGACCTCGCGGCCCGGGCGACCACGGCGCTGCGTGCCGCCGACGTCGACGAGCATGCACGCGGCGTACTCCTCCAGCTGGCCGCCGCTGCCACGGACCGCCTCCACTGA
- a CDS encoding barstar family protein — protein sequence MSGLAGLLAHHSPPGIYRWHGAFEVADVRHTVEHAGWRFAEVDGWHGDTKAEFLAAIGEALDFPEHYGQNFDALADCLADVTAGDSEGWVLLWDGWGPLARADERAFSVALSVLGGRVNADKGGRFAVLLRGDGPDVPGVPSLD from the coding sequence ATGAGCGGACTCGCCGGACTGCTGGCCCACCACTCCCCGCCGGGCATCTACCGCTGGCACGGCGCGTTCGAGGTGGCCGACGTGCGGCACACCGTCGAGCATGCCGGCTGGAGGTTCGCCGAGGTCGACGGCTGGCACGGTGACACCAAGGCCGAGTTCCTGGCCGCGATCGGTGAGGCGCTCGACTTCCCCGAGCACTACGGGCAGAACTTCGACGCGCTGGCGGACTGCCTCGCCGACGTCACCGCCGGCGACAGCGAGGGCTGGGTCCTGCTCTGGGACGGCTGGGGCCCGCTCGCCCGCGCCGACGAGCGCGCCTTCTCCGTGGCCCTGTCGGTGCTCGGCGGACGCGTCAACGCCGACAAGGGCGGGCGGTTCGCCGTCCTGCTGCGAGGTGACGGGCCCGACGTACCCGGCGTCCCCAGCCTCGACTGA
- a CDS encoding ribonuclease domain-containing protein, whose protein sequence is MAARGRSWAPVAGAVALVLLAWVLGHGAFDGGAGSGGRAPSSSSTVAASVLPPEARHTLALIDSGGPFPYDQDGVVFENREGLLPAHDSGYYHEYTVPTPGSPDRGARRIIAGSAGELYYTGDHYRSFERITTP, encoded by the coding sequence GTGGCGGCGCGCGGGCGGTCGTGGGCTCCCGTCGCCGGAGCCGTGGCCCTGGTCCTGCTGGCCTGGGTGCTCGGTCACGGCGCGTTCGACGGTGGCGCCGGCAGCGGCGGCCGTGCGCCGAGCAGCAGCAGCACGGTCGCGGCGTCGGTGCTGCCTCCCGAGGCCCGGCACACCCTGGCCCTGATCGACAGCGGGGGACCCTTCCCCTACGACCAGGACGGCGTCGTCTTCGAGAACCGCGAGGGACTGCTGCCCGCGCACGACTCCGGCTACTACCACGAGTACACCGTGCCGACCCCGGGTTCGCCCGACCGCGGGGCACGGCGGATCATCGCGGGCAGCGCCGGTGAGCTCTACTACACCGGCGACCACTACCGATCGTTCGAGAGGATCACGACCCCATGA
- a CDS encoding Rv2175c family DNA-binding protein, with amino-acid sequence MSSSLADADLSALVDEWIDWAEAGARLGVTAAKVRTMIRDHELAAAVPAPGTGQQVPAAFIDDEGLVVKGLPGLLTVLHDNGYDDRECIAWLFTDASLPGRPIDALRENRGSEAKRRAQSMGF; translated from the coding sequence ATGAGCTCCTCACTCGCCGACGCCGACCTGAGCGCGCTGGTGGACGAGTGGATCGACTGGGCGGAGGCCGGGGCGCGTCTGGGCGTCACCGCGGCCAAGGTGCGCACGATGATCCGCGACCACGAGCTGGCCGCCGCCGTACCTGCTCCCGGGACCGGCCAGCAGGTGCCCGCGGCCTTCATCGACGACGAGGGCCTGGTGGTCAAGGGCCTGCCCGGACTCCTCACCGTGCTGCACGACAACGGGTACGACGACCGTGAGTGCATCGCGTGGCTCTTCACCGACGCCTCGCTGCCCGGCCGGCCGATCGACGCGCTCCGTGAGAACCGCGGCTCCGAGGCCAAGCGCCGCGCCCAGTCCATGGGCTTCTGA